One Perognathus longimembris pacificus isolate PPM17 chromosome 2, ASM2315922v1, whole genome shotgun sequence DNA segment encodes these proteins:
- the Rnf133 gene encoding E3 ubiquitin-protein ligase RNF133, with protein MWKPHQFQVLESLGREMNLLKIGTWQNNDTATIWLMKFSVLWLFSQNCCRASAIWTAYMNLSFHVGNRILSELGETGVFGKSSSLKRVTGVLLPPEGKVQNACNPRTSFRRSTNAEMWLALIERGSCTFTQKIKVATEKGASGVIVYNFPGTGNQIFPMFHKAFEDTVVVMIGSLKGMEILHLIQEGVRVTVTVEVGRKHIIWLNHYFISFMIATTAILTYFISYHVRRVWVARMQNRRWQRLTTNLKRAFSQLQLRVLKEGDEELNPNGDNCVVCFEPYKPNDTIRILTCNHFFHKNCIDPWILAHGTCPMCKCDILKALGIPGDIENGTESLQVLMASELLEAATPREEEANNELPPARRSDKVTQVDEHPTSPSNDSQPDSIVGPVHPSP; from the coding sequence ATGTGGAAGCCGCATCAGTTTCAGGTTCTTGAGTCACTAGGCAGAGAGATGAATCTCCTTAAGATTGGCACTTGGCAAAACAATGACACTGCAACTATCTGGCTTATGAAATTCAGTGTTCTTTGGCTTTTCAGTCAAAACTGTTGTAGAGCCAGTGCAATATGGACTGCTTACATGAACTTATCATTTCATGTTGGTAACCGCATATTGTCAGAGTTGGGGGAGACTGGAGTCTTTGGGAAAAGCTCCTCTTTGAAGAGAGTGACAGGAGTTCTACTGCCACCTGAGGGAAAAGTTCAAAATGCATGTAATCCTCGAACCAGCTTCAGGAGATCCACGAATGCAGAGATGTGGCTTGCGCTTATTGAACGGGGAAGTTGTACCTTCACACAGAAAATTAAGGTGGCAACTGAGAAAGGAGCCAGTGGAGTGATTGTCTATAACTTTCCGGGAACTGGCAATCAGATTTTCCCCATGTTTCATAAGGCGTTCGAAGACACTGTGGTGGTTATGATTGGTAGCTTAAAAGGCATGGAAATTTTGCACTTAATTCAGGAGGGAGTTCGGGTGACAGTCACAGTGGAGGTAGGGAGAAAACACATCATCTGGTTGAATCACTATTTTATCTCCTTTATGATCGCCACGACTGCTATTTTAACATATTTCATCTCTTACCATGTTCGAAGAGTTTGGGTAGCAAGGATGCAGAACAGGAGGTGGCAACGATTAACCACCAATCTCAAGAGAGCTTTCAGCCAGCTTCAACTTCGAGTATTAAAAGAAGGGGATGAAGAATTAAATCCTAATGGGGATAACTGTGTAGTGTGCTTTGAACCCTATAAGCCAAATGATACGATTCGAATTCTGACTTGTAACCATTTCTTCCACAAGAATTGTATTGACCCCTGGATCCTAGCCCACGGCACATGCCCCATGTGCAAATGTGATATTCTGAAAGCTTTGGGGATTCCAGGGGATATTGAAAATGGAACTGAATCTCTGCAAGTTCTAATGGCAAGTGAATTGCTGGAAGCAGCAACACCTCGGGAAGAGGAGGCCAATAATGAACTTCCTCCTGCAAGAAGGTCAGATAAAGTGACCCAAGTAGATGAGCACCCTACATCTCCAAGTAATGACAGCCAGCCTGACTCAATAGTTGGACCCGTCCATCCCTCACCTTGA